The following proteins come from a genomic window of Alosa sapidissima isolate fAloSap1 chromosome 20, fAloSap1.pri, whole genome shotgun sequence:
- the lrp3 gene encoding low-density lipoprotein receptor-related protein 3 gives MQVDPAGCSGQGEVHNERRGVIFSPSWPLRYPAGLNCSWDIQAERGEVITISFRNFDLEESPGCVGDWLQLGPVWRGGEYRVCGPLLPPPFISSHGRVALLFRTHANSSGQAQGFRLSYIRGRLGQSICQADEFLCGNGKCVPRSWRCNGQDECGDQTDERSCAAPPTDAPFDLCPRGSLACRLGPTTRCLPPERRCDGTSDCPDGTDELACAPDPASDPATCVQHLRSFYGAFASPDFLRPPPASGVWSERRCSWQLDTADPRPLLLRLELRLAPGDALRVFDGLTPRPERLLQELSHHYNARAPQLESSRGQMTLLYRAAFGSRGRGFSASYRAKGYCFPGDTPCGGDQGCFSGHQRCDGYWHCPSGRDEEGCPGCSAGAYPCEGGGAGGSCYAAEERCDSQKQCPGGGDEKNCASCQPGSFRCASKRCVSEQWRCDGQDDCSDGSDERECLTSVPRKVITAAIIGSLVCSLLLVIALGCAFKLYTLRNREYRAFETQMTRMEAEFVQREAPPSYGQLIAQGLIPPVDDFPVYNPNQVSMLQNLRTAMRRQLRRHSSRRSSSRRRLGRAWNRLFHRGSRLRGHIPLLTPPSGIAPLAPPAGDTHPHTHTDTTPSPCSAAALGLAALCHAPPHTHAHTHSHTHCLPDSPESPESPGSPLSPVSAISPDSRDSPDSPDTPDSPITPESAGSAVSPVSPLSSSSDSSSSDAQAGQDGGPARGSSPGQAAEDEAPELQSPRIGPLIYRHRPARRRALALAAHSHSHTHTHRDTDTDTCTHTHTLTARRRALALAAHLRGVALINYPSRGHSPLSSPDTPLPLPANQSQRQQVVGGPKSPAVTTPTEDKQREASGVRRDSNDLSITSSSGDEQEGTLLIT, from the exons ATGCAGGTGGACCCAG cgGGCTGCAGTGGACAGGGGGAGGTACacaatgagaggagaggggtgatCTTCAGCCCGTCCTGGCCACTGCGCTACCCCGCCGGACTCAACTGCAGCTGGGACATCCaggctgagagaggagaggtcatCACCATCag TTTCCGTAACTTTGACCTGGAGGAGTCTCCAGGCTGTGTGGGGGACTGGCTGCAGCTGGGTCCGGTGTGGCGAGGGGGGGAGTACCGTGTGTGCGGCCCTCTGCTGCCCCCACCGTTCATCTCCTCCCACGGACGCGTCGCGCTGCTCTTCCGCACGCACGCCAACTCCTCAGGACAGGCACAGGGCTTCCGCCTCTCCTACATACGAG GGCGTTTGGGTCAGAGCATCTGCCAGGCGGACGAGTTCCTGTGCGGTAACGGGAAGTGTGTCCCACGCTCGTGGCGCTGCAATGGTCAGGACGAGTGCGGAGACCAGACGGACGAGCGCAGCTGCGCAGCCCCGCCCACCGATGCGCCCTTTGACCTCTGCCCCCGCGGGTCGCTGGCGTGCCGCCTGGGTCCGACCACGCGCTGCCTGCCCCCCGAGCGGCGCTGCGACGGCACCAGCGACTGCCCCGACGGCACGGACGAGCTGGCCTGCGCCCCTGACCCCGCCTCTGACCCCGCCACCTGCGTCCAGCACCTGCGCAGCTTCTACGGCGCCTTCGCCTCGCCTGACTTCCTGCGTCCACCACCGGCGTCCGGCGTGTGGTCGGAGCGGCGGTGCAGCTGGCAGCTGGACACAGCGGACCCTCGgccgctgctgctgcgtctggaGCTGCGCCTGGCACCGGGCGACGCGCTGCGGGTGTTCGACGGGCTGACCCCGCGTCCAGAGCGCCTCCTGCAGGAGCTGTCGCACCACTACAATGCCCGCGCACCGCAGCTGgagtccagcagggggcagaTGACCCTCCTGTACCGCGCCGCATTCGGCAGCAGGGGACGCGGCTTCAGCGCCTCATACCGCGCCAag GGCTACTGTTTCCCGGGTGACACGCCATGTGGCGGTGACCAAGGCTGCTTCTCCGGGCACCAGCGCTGTGATGGCTACTGGCACTGCCCCTCCGGCCGTGACGAGGAGGGCTGCCCAGGGTGCTCGGCGGGCGCTTACCCGTGCGAGGGCGGCGGCGCGGGGGGGTCCTGCTACGCGGCCGAGGAGCGTTGCGACAGCCAGAAGCAGTGTCCAGGTGGCGGGGACGAGAAGAACTGCGCCTCCTGCCAGCCGGGCAGCTTCCGCTGCGCCAGCAAGCGCTGCGTGTCCGAGCAGTGGCGCTGCGACGGGCAGGACGACTGCAGCGACGGCAGCGACGAGCGAGAGTGCCTGACCAGCGTCCCGCGCAAGGTCATCACCGCCGCCATCATCGGCAGCCTCGTCTGCAGCCTGCTGTTGGTCATCGCACTGGGCTGCGCTTTCAAACTGTACACGCTGAGGAACAGGGAGtacag GGCTTTCGAGACACAGATGACTCGCATGGAGGCGGAGTTTGTCCAGAGGGAGGCTCCGCCCTCTTATGGGCAGCTGATCGCCCAAGGCCTCATTCCACCTGTGGACGATTTCCCTGTCTACAACCCCAACCag gtGTCCATGCTCCAGAATCTTCGTACAGCGATGCGCCGTCAGCTCCGCCGTCACTCCTCCCGCCGCTCATCGTCACGGCGACGCCTGGGTCGCGCCTGGAATCGTCTGTTCCACCGCGGCTCTCGCCTGCGAGGTCACATCCCACTGCTGACCCCCCCCTCGGGAATAGCCCCCCTGGCGCCCCCCGCCGGcgacacacacccccacacacacacggacaccacCCCCTCGCCCTGCTCGGCCGCAGCCCTGGGGCTCGCAGCGCTCTGCCAcgctcccccccacacacacgcacacacacattcacacacacactgcttaccTGACTCACCGGAGTCGCCCGAGTCTCCCGGCTCACCCCTGTCACCTGTCTCAGCTATTTCACCGGATTCCCGTGACTCCCCAGATTCACCTGACACACCTGACTCTCCCATCACCCCTGAGTCCGCTGGCTCTGCAGTCTCGCCGGTGTCccccttgtcctcctcctcggACTCGTCCAGCTCAGACGCCCAGGCGGGGCAGGACGGCGGCCCAGCTAGAGGCTCTTCTCCTGGGCAGGCTGCAGAGGACGAGGCCCCCGAGCTCCAGAGCCCCAGGATCGGTCCGCTCATCTACCGCCACCGTCCAGCCAGGAGACGGGCCCTGGCACTCGCTGcacactcgcactcacacacacacacacacagggatacagacacagacacatgcacacacacacacacactcacagccaggAGGAGGGCCCTGGCGTTAGCCGCCCACCTGCGGGGTGTGGCTCTGATCAACTACCCGTCTAGAGGCCACTCCCCCCTCAGCTCCCCAGACACACCCCTTCCCCTGCCGGCCAATCAGAGCCAGAGACAGCAGGTGGTGGGTGGGCCGAAAAGCCCTGCGGTGACCACGCCAACGGAGGACAAACAAAGAGAAGCGTCAGGGGTGAGGAGGGACTCTAATGACCTGTCAATCACAAGCAGCTCAGGGGACGAGCAGGAAGGCACGCTGCTCatcacttga